The Gemella haemolysans genome includes a region encoding these proteins:
- a CDS encoding aminoglycoside phosphotransferase family protein — MVRWNELIPEDVGKKLTALDVDGIKWKNNLNALIEGIGKEWEISLEGVIEGGSEAFVVRCTSINGKKCILKIFIPQLEGNSVFVQQVEAYKIANGYGYAKLIKYDIEKKAMLLECLGLSMYELTYSPEEQIKTICSLLKETWITIDENYCLKPMKELIQWFRKFIINSWEKTGKPCDKKVIERAMLYLESRLISVNLYEPVLVHGDPHPGNILQTLNDDPVSFKFIDPDGIIGEPGYDLGVLMREWIDEFEDFPIEKAKERISLLFKETGIDIQSIWEWGFIQLVSTGLFLKLIEGTGLGDRMLTISSEWLSIQNIKQ, encoded by the coding sequence ATGGTTAGATGGAATGAATTGATTCCCGAAGATGTTGGTAAAAAGTTAACTGCTTTAGATGTTGACGGGATTAAATGGAAAAACAACTTAAACGCTTTGATCGAGGGCATTGGAAAAGAGTGGGAAATTTCTTTAGAGGGAGTTATTGAAGGAGGGTCAGAAGCTTTTGTAGTAAGGTGTACTTCAATCAATGGGAAAAAATGTATATTGAAGATATTTATTCCTCAATTAGAAGGAAATTCAGTATTTGTCCAGCAGGTAGAAGCCTATAAAATCGCAAATGGATATGGATATGCAAAACTTATTAAATATGATATCGAAAAAAAGGCTATGCTGTTAGAGTGCTTAGGATTATCTATGTACGAGTTAACCTATTCGCCAGAAGAGCAAATAAAGACTATCTGCTCTTTGTTAAAGGAAACATGGATTACTATAGATGAAAATTATTGTCTAAAGCCCATGAAAGAATTAATTCAGTGGTTTAGGAAGTTTATAATTAACTCTTGGGAAAAAACTGGGAAACCTTGCGATAAAAAAGTTATTGAGCGAGCTATGTTATACTTGGAGTCGAGATTAATAAGTGTTAATTTATATGAACCGGTTTTGGTTCATGGAGATCCACACCCAGGTAATATTTTACAAACGCTCAACGATGACCCAGTATCGTTTAAATTTATTGATCCTGATGGAATAATTGGAGAGCCAGGATATGACCTTGGCGTACTCATGAGAGAGTGGATAGATGAATTTGAAGACTTCCCAATAGAAAAAGCGAAGGAGCGTATCTCATTATTATTTAAAGAAACAGGAATAGATATTCAGAGTATATGGGAATGGGGGTTCATTCAATTGGTATCCACAGGATTGTTTTTGAAATTAATAGAGGGAACAGGTTTAGGAGATAGAATGTTAACTATTTCTTCAGAATGGTTAAGCATACAAAACATAAAACAGTAA
- a CDS encoding restriction endonuclease subunit S, translating to MKNISWREFFIEDICEIKSGKDIYERERISGNTPYVTATATNNGIGYFISNTNTTLQEKCISVNRNGSVGYSFYHSYPALFGNDTRKLIPKYNNDHVAKFISFMISSQKEKYSYGYKMGIINKSNLSQETLL from the coding sequence TTGAAAAATATTTCATGGAGAGAATTTTTTATTGAGGATATCTGTGAGATTAAATCTGGAAAAGATATTTATGAAAGAGAACGTATTAGTGGTAATACTCCATATGTTACTGCTACCGCTACTAATAATGGTATCGGTTACTTTATTTCTAATACGAATACTACACTACAAGAAAAATGTATATCGGTTAATCGTAACGGTTCGGTCGGATATTCATTTTATCATTCGTACCCCGCACTTTTCGGAAATGATACGAGGAAATTAATTCCAAAATACAACAATGACCACGTAGCTAAATTCATCTCGTTTATGATTTCTAGTCAAAAAGAAAAATATAGCTATGGTTATAAAATGGGAATAATTAACAAGAGTAATTTAAGTCAAGAAACCTTGCTATAA
- a CDS encoding GNAT family N-acetyltransferase — protein sequence MDLIIKKIIDKKEKEIISKEVLYDLPEWFGLPESTEEYIKDSQDKPFLACYSDNEVAGFIVLNATSKDTADIFVMGIKKKFHRMGIGTKLNTEFENMAKGLGYSYSQVKTVKMGHYKEYDITNEFYIAMGYKELECFPTLWDEWNPCQIYIKYLGK from the coding sequence ATGGATTTAATAATTAAAAAAATAATAGACAAGAAAGAAAAAGAAATAATATCAAAAGAGGTCCTTTACGACCTTCCTGAATGGTTTGGTCTACCTGAAAGTACAGAAGAGTATATTAAAGATTCACAAGATAAACCGTTTTTGGCTTGCTATTCAGATAATGAAGTTGCAGGTTTTATCGTATTAAATGCAACAAGTAAGGATACTGCAGATATTTTTGTAATGGGCATAAAGAAAAAATTTCATAGAATGGGAATTGGAACAAAACTAAATACAGAATTCGAAAATATGGCAAAAGGTCTTGGATATTCCTACTCACAGGTGAAAACTGTAAAAATGGGACACTACAAAGAATATGATATTACTAATGAATTCTATATCGCAATGGGTTATAAAGAATTAGAATGTTTCCCTACCTTATGGGACGAATGGAATCCATGTCAAATATATATTAAATATTTAGGAAAATAA
- a CDS encoding putative holin-like toxin, with product MSAYEIVQTIIGINLLIVSVVSACIVALKKDNKK from the coding sequence TTGTCAGCTTACGAAATTGTACAGACGATTATTGGAATAAATCTATTGATAGTTTCAGTAGTTAGTGCATGTATTGTAGCATTGAAAAAAGACAATAAAAAATAA
- a CDS encoding GlsB/YeaQ/YmgE family stress response membrane protein has translation MIWSIIVGGFIGFIAGGITKKGGAMGIIANIIAGLVGSSVGQALFGSWGPKLAGMALVPSILGAVIVIAVVSFFFGKKE, from the coding sequence ATGATTTGGTCAATTATTGTAGGAGGGTTTATAGGTTTTATTGCAGGAGGGATTACTAAAAAAGGTGGAGCAATGGGTATCATTGCAAACATCATTGCAGGATTAGTAGGTTCTTCTGTGGGACAAGCACTATTTGGTTCATGGGGACCTAAGTTAGCTGGAATGGCATTAGTTCCTTCTATCCTAGGTGCAGTTATTGTTATTGCTGTTGTATCATTCTTTTTTGGTAAAAAAGAATAA
- a CDS encoding CsbD family protein — MSIEEKLDQAKGLVKEGVGKLTGDEKLEKEGTTEKVASKVKEVVVDAKDALEGAIEGVKNVVKKDEE, encoded by the coding sequence ATGTCAATAGAAGAAAAATTAGATCAAGCTAAAGGATTAGTCAAAGAAGGTGTAGGAAAATTAACTGGTGATGAAAAACTAGAAAAAGAAGGAACTACAGAAAAAGTTGCTTCAAAAGTTAAAGAAGTTGTTGTAGATGCTAAGGATGCTCTAGAAGGAGCTATCGAAGGCGTTAAAAATGTAGTTAAAAAAGACGAAGAATAA
- a CDS encoding TetR/AcrR family transcriptional regulator, whose product MEEKIPKEVFYNLTKEKQEKIIFVEAFEAKPFQKVNVKEIVEKAGIARSSFYQYFKNLEDAYFTILNKETVDIHKLFMKMFLLKNRNLSEALIAYGHKIADILFDENTYMIYKNRYLY is encoded by the coding sequence ATGGAGGAAAAAATTCCTAAAGAAGTTTTTTATAATCTCACAAAGGAAAAACAAGAAAAAATAATTTTTGTAGAAGCGTTCGAAGCCAAGCCATTTCAAAAGGTAAACGTTAAAGAAATAGTTGAAAAAGCAGGAATAGCTAGAAGTAGCTTTTATCAATATTTTAAAAACTTGGAAGATGCCTATTTTACAATTCTTAATAAAGAAACTGTTGATATTCATAAATTATTTATGAAAATGTTTTTGTTGAAAAATAGAAATTTGTCCGAGGCTTTAATTGCTTACGGTCATAAAATCGCAGATATACTATTCGACGAGAACACCTATATGATTTATAAAAATCGATATTTATATTAG
- a CDS encoding DUF2871 family protein: MRKELLIGIVESLFNFTYLSIVLSLGIRLLLEKSKEAKLFVIMAIILGVGYSFHLLPRIISHLSYNGFEINASALSWGKLVTSITMTLFYVLFYHYYKSQSGDCTTAKRNIIYVLALIRIALTVLPQNNWGTISENYMFGIYRNIPFAIMGALLIYWSYKKKDKPGLKNMSICILLSLAFYIPVVLWVDSYPIIGALMIPKTLAYLMIIVFGYRYFVNKFEKKNIIGLSYTFLVMGLIAGVFYREFTKFYKYSDNNHLSKLHMHVLALGFLLMMILYLVVKEYDVKKILPLRKPLYVFVSGFTFTIVNITLFGIFEIVSASRPIVNKAALEGLSGLGHIVLAIGIVWMVVKIFQNESNITLRSIKE, translated from the coding sequence TTGAGAAAGGAGTTACTTATAGGAATTGTTGAAAGTTTATTTAATTTTACATATTTAAGTATAGTTTTATCACTAGGTATAAGACTATTGTTGGAAAAATCTAAAGAAGCTAAACTCTTTGTTATTATGGCTATAATCTTAGGTGTAGGCTATTCGTTTCATCTGTTACCGAGAATTATCTCACATTTGAGTTATAACGGCTTTGAAATCAATGCCTCTGCTCTTTCATGGGGTAAACTCGTCACAAGTATAACAATGACTCTCTTTTATGTTCTTTTCTACCATTATTACAAAAGTCAAAGTGGTGATTGCACCACAGCGAAAAGAAATATCATATATGTTTTAGCATTGATAAGAATAGCTTTAACCGTTCTTCCTCAAAACAACTGGGGAACCATTTCTGAAAATTACATGTTTGGAATATATAGAAATATCCCATTCGCGATAATGGGAGCCTTACTAATCTATTGGTCTTATAAGAAAAAGGACAAACCTGGATTAAAAAATATGAGCATATGTATTTTATTGAGCTTAGCATTTTATATTCCAGTCGTGCTTTGGGTAGACAGCTATCCTATTATAGGTGCTCTTATGATACCAAAAACCTTAGCATATTTAATGATTATTGTCTTTGGATATAGATATTTTGTTAACAAATTTGAAAAGAAAAATATTATTGGTCTATCTTATACATTCTTAGTTATGGGATTAATAGCAGGTGTATTTTATAGAGAATTTACAAAATTTTATAAATATTCAGATAATAATCATCTTTCAAAACTTCATATGCATGTTTTAGCCCTTGGATTTTTACTAATGATGATTCTTTATCTAGTAGTTAAAGAATATGATGTTAAAAAAATCTTACCACTTAGAAAACCACTATATGTGTTTGTTTCAGGATTCACATTTACTATTGTTAATATAACCTTGTTTGGAATTTTCGAAATAGTTAGTGCAAGCAGACCTATAGTGAATAAAGCTGCTCTTGAAGGACTTTCTGGTCTTGGCCATATTGTTTTAGCTATAGGTATTGTTTGGATGGTTGTAAAAATTTTCCAAAATGAATCAAATATTACTTTAAGAAGTATTAAAGAATAA
- a CDS encoding Spy0128 family protein codes for MKNITKKYVHVFMAVLLVLSVFVPFLKAGNTVKAAELPANKYNMTSTVKINNNPVVNNAKYGEGKFYISPTYTFPNDVVLQNGDYMVYQVPNEFKIEQDSTTDLRAADGTVIAKLTTNKAANTATVTVTNQEYFANLPEDKTITALFTVVWADSVKLDTPYNITFPGAGNYTLTRIVPDDDPTGFTKWGVQDSSDPNYVNWRIRINRYAKHFTNVNIADIIPEGQVLASDITGYYFTEWNKAETRPPLAKTDVTITDPNHFSIRPNGGTLDNKGLYVMYKTRLTAPVDNATKKAFNNATATTDQGNFDIPGFAPLTTTEGIGAGGKSDEVVFEVTKKLEGKALESDAFTFQLIAPDGTVQEAKNDAKGKVKFPAVKFSSTGTFNYQIKEVDGKKGGYTYDTKTINATVTVEDVYGVKMASVKYDNKEFKNTYKAAETTVQLEGTKVLKNKVLEAEKYEFELKENGALVSTAKNDAAGKITFPVITYKEAGKHTYTITEKAGSGDDGVAYDPNAYEVTVDVKDNGEGKLVATVTGLDNLTFVNVYTAKPTKATITATKALNGSTLKDDQFEFELKEGAKVVGTAKNKADGTITFEDITYTEAGVHTYTLTEKEGTEGGVTYDKTSHEVKVEVTDNGQGKLVAAVTGNNPAFTNTYKAAETKATITATKALNGSTLKDDQFEFELKEGAKVVGTAKNKADGTITFEDITYTEAGVHTYTLTEKEGTEGGVTYDKTSHEVKVEVTDNGQGKLVVAVTGNNPAFTNTYKAAETKATITATKALNGSTLKDDQFEFELKEGAKVVGTAKNKADGTVTFEDITYTEAGVHTYTLTEKEGTEGGVTYDKTSHEVKVEVTDNGQGKLVVAVTGNNPAFTNTYKAAETKATITATKALNGSTLKDDQFEFELKEGAKVVGTAKNKADGTITFEDITYTEAGVHTYTLTEKEGTEGGVTYDKTSHEVKVEVTDNGQGKLVVAVTGNNPAFTNTYKAAETKATITATKALNGSTLKDDQFEFELKEGAKVVGTAKNKADGTITFEDITYTEAGVHTYTLTEKEGTEGGVTYDKTSHEVKVEVTDNGQGKLVVAVTGNNPAFTNTYKAAETKATITATKALNGSTLKDDQFEFELKEGAKVVGTAKNKADGTITFEDITYTEAGVHTYTLTEKEGTEGGVTYDKTSHEVKVEVTDNGQGKLVAAVTGNNPAFTNTYKAAETKATITAKKVLEGKALEADKYEFELKEGTKVVGTAKNKADGTVTFEDITYTEVGEHEYTVTEKAGNEAGVTYDSKSYTVKVKVTDNGQGQLEATVTDNNPTITNTYKAAETKATITAKKVLEGKALEADKYEFELKEGTKVVGTAKNKADGTVTFEDITYTEVGEHEYTVTEKAGNEAGVTYDSKSYTVKVKVTDNGQGQLEATVTDNNPTITNTYKAAETKATITAKKVLEGKALEADKYEFELKEGTKVVGTAKNKADGTVTFEDITYTEVGEHEYTVTEKAGNEAGVTYDSKSYTVKVKVTDNGQGQLEAKVTGDGDNVTFINKYNKPTPEKPVDPKDPKDPKDLKDLKPKKPLPNTGATDSPVLPGLLGLVLAALSIFLYRTKDAR; via the coding sequence GTGAAAAATATTACAAAAAAATATGTTCATGTATTTATGGCAGTTTTGTTAGTATTATCAGTATTTGTACCATTTTTAAAAGCTGGTAATACCGTAAAAGCAGCAGAATTACCAGCAAATAAATATAACATGACATCGACTGTGAAAATCAATAATAATCCAGTTGTAAATAATGCAAAATATGGGGAAGGAAAATTCTATATATCACCAACATATACTTTTCCAAATGATGTAGTATTACAAAATGGAGATTATATGGTTTATCAAGTTCCAAACGAGTTTAAAATCGAACAAGATTCAACAACTGATTTGAGAGCAGCAGATGGAACAGTAATCGCGAAATTAACAACAAATAAAGCAGCTAATACGGCAACAGTTACAGTAACAAATCAAGAATACTTTGCTAACTTGCCAGAAGATAAAACAATTACAGCTTTATTTACTGTTGTATGGGCAGATAGTGTTAAGTTAGATACTCCATATAACATTACTTTCCCTGGAGCTGGAAACTATACTCTAACCCGTATTGTTCCAGATGATGACCCAACAGGATTTACGAAATGGGGAGTTCAAGACTCAAGTGATCCTAACTATGTAAACTGGCGTATCCGTATAAACCGTTATGCAAAACACTTTACAAATGTTAATATAGCAGATATCATCCCAGAAGGACAAGTATTAGCTAGTGATATTACAGGATACTATTTCACTGAATGGAATAAAGCAGAAACACGTCCACCATTAGCAAAAACGGATGTAACTATAACAGATCCAAATCATTTTAGCATTAGACCAAACGGAGGTACGTTAGATAACAAAGGTTTATATGTAATGTACAAAACACGTTTAACAGCGCCTGTTGATAATGCTACTAAAAAAGCATTCAACAATGCTACAGCTACAACAGATCAAGGGAATTTTGATATACCAGGTTTTGCGCCACTAACTACAACAGAAGGTATTGGAGCAGGTGGTAAATCAGATGAAGTTGTATTTGAGGTAACTAAAAAACTTGAAGGTAAAGCTCTAGAATCAGATGCTTTCACTTTCCAATTAATTGCACCAGATGGAACTGTACAAGAAGCGAAAAACGATGCTAAAGGAAAAGTAAAATTCCCAGCTGTTAAGTTCTCAAGTACTGGAACATTTAATTACCAAATCAAAGAAGTAGATGGTAAAAAAGGTGGATACACTTATGACACTAAAACTATCAACGCAACAGTTACTGTAGAAGATGTTTACGGTGTTAAAATGGCAAGTGTAAAATATGATAATAAAGAATTCAAAAATACTTATAAAGCAGCTGAAACAACAGTTCAACTAGAAGGAACAAAAGTACTGAAAAACAAAGTACTAGAAGCAGAGAAGTATGAATTCGAATTAAAAGAAAATGGTGCGCTTGTTAGCACAGCTAAGAATGATGCAGCAGGAAAAATTACATTCCCAGTAATTACATATAAAGAAGCAGGGAAACACACTTACACTATTACAGAAAAAGCAGGATCAGGGGATGATGGAGTAGCATATGACCCTAATGCTTATGAAGTTACAGTAGATGTAAAAGATAATGGTGAAGGTAAATTAGTAGCAACAGTGACAGGGTTAGATAACCTAACTTTTGTAAACGTTTATACAGCAAAACCAACAAAAGCAACTATTACGGCGACAAAAGCACTAAACGGAAGCACACTAAAAGATGATCAATTTGAATTTGAACTAAAAGAGGGTGCTAAAGTAGTAGGAACAGCTAAAAACAAAGCAGACGGAACAATTACTTTCGAAGATATTACATATACAGAAGCAGGAGTGCATACATATACTCTAACAGAGAAAGAAGGAACAGAAGGTGGGGTTACGTACGATAAAACTTCTCACGAAGTAAAAGTAGAAGTTACTGACAATGGACAAGGTAAATTAGTAGCGGCAGTAACAGGAAATAACCCAGCATTCACAAATACCTATAAAGCAGCTGAAACAAAAGCAACTATTACGGCGACAAAAGCACTAAACGGAAGCACACTAAAAGATGATCAATTTGAATTTGAACTAAAAGAGGGTGCTAAAGTAGTAGGAACAGCTAAAAACAAAGCAGACGGAACAATTACTTTCGAAGATATTACATATACAGAAGCAGGAGTGCATACATATACTCTAACAGAGAAAGAAGGAACAGAAGGTGGGGTTACGTACGATAAAACTTCTCACGAAGTAAAAGTAGAAGTTACTGACAATGGACAAGGTAAATTAGTAGTGGCAGTAACAGGAAATAACCCAGCATTCACAAATACCTATAAAGCAGCTGAAACAAAAGCAACTATTACGGCGACAAAAGCACTAAACGGAAGCACACTAAAAGATGATCAATTTGAATTTGAACTAAAAGAGGGTGCTAAAGTAGTAGGAACAGCTAAAAACAAAGCAGACGGAACAGTTACTTTCGAAGATATTACATATACAGAAGCAGGAGTGCATACATATACTCTAACAGAGAAAGAAGGAACAGAAGGTGGGGTTACGTACGATAAAACTTCTCACGAAGTAAAAGTAGAAGTTACTGACAATGGACAAGGTAAATTAGTAGTGGCAGTAACAGGAAATAACCCAGCATTCACAAATACCTATAAAGCAGCTGAAACAAAAGCAACTATTACGGCGACAAAAGCACTAAACGGAAGCACACTAAAAGATGATCAATTTGAATTTGAACTAAAAGAGGGTGCTAAAGTAGTAGGAACAGCTAAAAACAAAGCAGACGGAACAATTACTTTCGAAGATATTACATATACAGAAGCAGGAGTGCATACATATACTCTAACAGAGAAAGAAGGAACAGAAGGTGGGGTTACGTACGATAAAACTTCTCACGAAGTAAAAGTAGAAGTTACTGACAATGGACAAGGTAAATTAGTAGTGGCAGTAACAGGAAATAACCCAGCATTCACAAATACCTATAAAGCAGCTGAAACAAAAGCAACTATTACAGCAACAAAAGCACTAAACGGAAGCACACTAAAAGATGATCAATTTGAATTTGAACTAAAAGAGGGTGCTAAAGTAGTAGGAACAGCTAAAAACAAAGCAGACGGAACAATTACTTTCGAAGATATTACATATACAGAAGCAGGAGTGCATACATATACTCTAACAGAGAAAGAAGGAACAGAAGGTGGGGTTACGTACGATAAAACTTCTCACGAAGTAAAAGTAGAAGTTACTGACAACGGACAAGGTAAATTAGTAGTGGCAGTAACAGGAAATAATCCAGCATTCACAAATACCTATAAAGCAGCTGAAACAAAAGCAACTATTACGGCGACAAAAGCACTAAACGGAAGCACACTAAAAGATGATCAATTTGAATTTGAACTAAAAGAGGGTGCTAAAGTAGTAGGAACAGCTAAAAACAAAGCAGACGGAACAATTACTTTCGAAGATATTACATATACAGAAGCAGGAGTGCATACATATACTCTAACAGAGAAAGAAGGAACAGAAGGTGGGGTTACGTACGATAAAACTTCTCACGAAGTAAAAGTAGAAGTTACTGACAATGGACAAGGTAAATTAGTAGCGGCAGTAACAGGAAATAACCCAGCATTCACAAATACCTATAAAGCAGCTGAAACAAAAGCAACTATTACAGCTAAAAAAGTATTAGAAGGTAAAGCTTTAGAAGCAGACAAATATGAGTTTGAACTAAAAGAAGGAACTAAAGTAGTAGGAACAGCTAAAAACAAAGCAGACGGAACAGTTACTTTCGAAGATATTACATATACAGAAGTAGGAGAACATGAATATACTGTAACAGAAAAAGCAGGAAATGAAGCAGGAGTTACATATGATTCAAAATCTTATACAGTAAAAGTAAAAGTTACTGACAATGGACAAGGACAACTTGAAGCAACAGTAACTGATAATAATCCAACTATTACAAATACATATAAAGCAGCTGAAACAAAAGCAACTATTACAGCTAAAAAAGTATTAGAAGGAAAAGCTTTAGAAGCAGACAAATATGAGTTTGAACTAAAAGAAGGAACTAAAGTAGTAGGAACAGCTAAAAACAAAGCAGACGGAACAGTTACTTTCGAAGATATTACATATACAGAAGTAGGAGAACATGAATATACTGTAACAGAAAAAGCAGGAAATGAAGCAGGAGTTACATATGATTCAAAATCTTATACAGTAAAAGTAAAAGTTACTGACAATGGACAAGGACAACTTGAAGCAACAGTAACTGATAATAATCCAACTATTACAAATACATATAAAGCAGCTGAAACAAAAGCAACTATTACAGCTAAAAAAGTATTAGAAGGTAAAGCTTTAGAAGCAGACAAATATGAGTTTGAACTAAAAGAAGGAACTAAAGTAGTAGGAACAGCTAAAAACAAAGCAGACGGAACAGTTACTTTCGAAGATATTACATATACAGAAGTAGGAGAACATGAATATACTGTAACAGAAAAAGCAGGAAATGAAGCAGGAGTTACATATGATTCAAAATCTTATACAGTAAAAGTAAAAGTTACTGACAACGGACAAGGACAACTTGAAGCGAAAGTAACAGGAGATGGAGATAATGTGACGTTTATAAATAAATATAATAAACCAACCCCAGAAAAACCTGTAGATCCAAAAGATCCAAAAGATCCAAAAGATCTAAAAGATCTAAAACCTAAGAAACCATTACCAAATACAGGAGCTACTGATTCACCAGTATTACCAGGTCTTTTAGGACTTGTACTTGCAGCATTATCTATTTTCTTATATCGCACTAAAGATGCTCGATAA